TAAACTCATATTTGACTAGTTTTGGAAACGTATCAAGATGTCAATTTCTGTATATTGTTCCAAGGATCTTTTCACTGCTCGAGACATTCCTTGCTGACATATGATCATTGCATTGGATATGTTTCCCAGGATTTTATAAATCCGTTTATGCTTTATTTTTAATCTATATATCTATGATAGAATAGGAAATAATGGGTAATGACCGTATGGTTCCTCCATCAGATCGATTCAGAATTTGTAGATCCAATTCatcatgtgtgtgtgtattataAAACATCGTACTTTCATTAAATCTCCACTAATGGCAGAAATCATCATATACATCTAATGATTTAAAAATGAACCTCTAGAAAGCCTACACTATTAGAAACTAAAAAATTGCTAACACAACAGATCATCTTCCATGTTCCTCGCTAGGCTTCTGATAATGTCCAGATTTATTCTGCTGCAGCCACGCTCTCTATAGACATCTTCCTCCATAACCTGCATTCCTAAACAGTGCTTGCTTAACATCTTCAGATCCAACAATTCTGCGATGCTCCGCCACCTAATCAATTAATTAGAATATGAGATAGCACGAAAGGCTGGAGCAGGTCAATTACTAATTTTTTTACCACGCAATTAGCAAAAGATGATAATTAACGTACTGCCCCCCACGCAAAAAGAAccaaaaagaggggaaaaaggCGCAAAAGGCGATTCTGAAGCATTTACCGAGCAAATGGTCAGATGCATACCTCGGAACAGGAGGCTTGTACTGAGAAATCATTGAAACAGCTGATAACACATTGTTGAATGTCAAGCCCCAAAGCTTCCATTGTGCTGACTGTTGACAACAACATCCCTGGCTTGGCAGTGCAACAAATTTCGATCCGCGTGTCTACACTTCTCCTTTCCACGTCAAACTGATGCATCATTGAAGCCTTAGACAATTAAATTTAGCTGTGGAAACTAGGAATTTACGATACTGCAGCGCATAAGAAGTGACAAATGACAATGTCCTGGATACTGGATAGAGAGTTGCATCCGTTGGGTGCAGAACTATACCTTTGGAGGGTTCCTGGCAACTACCTCATTTGGCTTTAGCTGTTTCAAGTTTCCTATTTTAGTCAGCTGGTTGATGTTCTCCTCTGTACTCTCTTCTCGCGACTTGTGGATTTTATCCAAAAGCTCCTTCATGTAATCTATGGTATCTCCAAGTATGGATGTTCTGTCCATCTGTTAAATCAAGCAGCACTTGTTAATTTCATCCTAcacaccaaaaaaagaaaaaatgaagcaaaGGAAAAGCATGTGTAATGCCAAATAAACTTCTAGAGACGATGACCTTGCTAATCTTAGGAACAATTGATCGAAGCATGGAAAGCCGGTCATTGAGTCGCTTCCTTCGCCTCCTTTCTGCCATGAGATTTTTGGACGGTTGCCCCTCAGCCTTCTTGATCTTGCTCCTTTTGTCTCCGCACAAGCCCACTCTAGATGCACCGATGCTGGTGGCGGTTGGTTGTTCAACCTCCACCTTGCAGAATCCTTTCCCCTCTTGGAGACCACGGAGC
The genomic region above belongs to Coffea arabica cultivar ET-39 chromosome 7c, Coffea Arabica ET-39 HiFi, whole genome shotgun sequence and contains:
- the LOC113699968 gene encoding transcription factor bHLH61, giving the protein MEHTDQTQNGLLEEFLVAPKLDSYWTTFPGGGIEIFPNGWNCESFDRNDHNQDLLTSNPNSNSLLGLLSSPAALLAAGSHESGFAFPFGESTSYPFLDHVGDGFSTAVPELGSSYDRSNFDSLPPVPIQQDYGEGMVEHGGNLGLRGLQEGKGFCKVEVEQPTATSIGASRVGLCGDKRSKIKKAEGQPSKNLMAERRRRKRLNDRLSMLRSIVPKISKMDRTSILGDTIDYMKELLDKIHKSREESTEENINQLTKIGNLKQLKPNEVVARNPPKFDVERRSVDTRIEICCTAKPGMLLSTVSTMEALGLDIQQCVISCFNDFSVQASCSEVAEHRRIVGSEDVKQALFRNAGYGGRCL